GACCGCGGGACGCGAGATACGGGGTCGCGGGATGCGTGACGCGCCGTCGCACGCGCCGGCGAACGGGCAAGACTGATTGGGCCGCTGGCGAAACGGTCGCCGATGACCGACCTGATGGAGACCTACATCGAGAACCGCGAGATGGTCCAGCCGAACCACGCGAACATCCTCGAGGTCGCCCACGGGGGGAACGTGATGAAGTGGATGGACGAGATCGGCGCGATGTCCGCGATGCGCTTTGCGGGCGAGACCTGCGTCACCGCCCGGGTCGACCAGATGAACTTCGAGCGGCCCGTCCCCGTCGGCGACACCGCGTTCATCACCGCCTACGTCTACGACGCCGGCGAGACCAGCGCCAAGGTCCGCATCCGGGCCTACCGCGAGGACCTCCTGACCCACGAGCGCGAGCAGACCACCGAGTCGTACTTCGTCTTCGTCGCCATCGACGAGGAGCGCAAACCGACGACGGTGCCCGACCTGACCGTCAGCACCGCGGAGGGCGAGCGACTCCGGGAGGAGGCGCTGTCGGGCGAGTCGAACCTGCGGTGAGTGGGCGCACGAACAGTGCATGCACCACCGTTTTCGCGCTCGCTCGCGCGAGTTCGACGCGTGCAAACCGTATTCCACCTGATCGAGGACGACGCGGAAAAGCGCGAGACGGCGCTCACGATCGCCGAGAATCTCACGCAGGACGACTCCGTCGAGGTGGGCGAGGTCGCCGTCGTCGCGCAGTCCCACGGCATCGAACCGCTCACGGCCGACGGCGAGGGGAGCGACCACGTCCGGTCGTTGCTGGAGGCCGGCGTCTCGTTCAAGGCCTGCGGGAACACGCTCGACCTGATGGACCTCGACGAAGCCGACCTCGTCGAGGGGGTCGAGCCCGTCTCGTCGGGGGCTGGAGAACTCACGCGCCTGCAAAGCGAGGGCTACGCGTACGTCAGGCCCTGACCGACTCCCCGAACCGGATCGTCTCCTCGTCGGAGCGGACCGCGATCCGCTCCCAGATCACCCCCGCGGCGCCGGCGAGCACCGCGAGGCAGGCAGCGGCGAACGCGATCGCACGGTCGAGGTGGGCGATCGGAGCGCCACCTCGACCGGTGCAGCAACGTCGGCCGCGACGACGGCCCCTCTCCGAGAGACACGTCGGATGCCTCTGACCCGGATACAGCCCCTCTCGTCGCGTCCCCGGTAGAGGTGCCGTGCCGACCGACTCGGCTTCGAGGCGTTCGACGAAAGCGAGCCGGCCATACCCAGCCCCGCGTGGGCGCCGGCTCCCTTCGACGACTTCGAACTCGCGGGCGCTTTCCCGAGAGTGTTCTGGCTCGACTCTCGTACGGCGCTCGCCGTCGGAACCACCTTACTGCCCGACGCCCGCGTCTCCCGAGCGATGGGCCGGGGGCTCCCCGAACTGTCTGTTCGATTGAAACATTGAGTTAGAGTTATTACGCCCCTATCATAACTCATGAATCGTGAGAAATTATGGCGGAGAAGGACGAAGATCCGGTTGTACAGGATGCTGAACGGATCACGGCCGAATTCCTCGAACGAGAGATGATTCCCGAGGAGGTAAAAGACGACGTGGTCTCCCTCCTCGAAGATGGGGACCCGACGGAGGCCCTCGAAACGGCACTGACGGCTCGCAGCCGGTCGCTCTAGCACGACGGAGCGCCACTACCGGCGAAGAGCGAACCGTCGGTACCGCCTGCGGAGTCGGTGCCGTCAGTCGGCATCGCTCACCTCGGGACGGCCTCGACGCCGGTCGCCGGGCCGTCGTCGGTCGCGACGATGCCCTTCCCGACGGCCACGTCTCGTCGAACTGTGGCCGCGGATGCCACGAGGGAGTCCACGCACCGGTCGTCGGTCCTCGGAAGAACGCGACATCGAGGCTGGAGGCCCGGTTTCGGGACCCGTCGCCGGCGGGAGGGAGGAGCGTTTTTCCGGGTCCACGCCGATGACCACTACATGTACGATCACGTTCTGTTTCCGACGGATGGAAGCGAGGGAGCCGAGACGGTGTTCGAGTACGTCCTCGATCTCGCCGCGGCACACGGAGCGACGCTTCACCTCCTGAACGTCGCCGACACGACCCACGACAGCGTCACGCGGATCGAAGGCGAGGTCATCGACGTACTCGAACGCGAGGGCGAAGAGATCGTCGACGAGTTCGCGGATCGCGCGGCGGAGCGCCACGTCCCGACCGCGACCGAGGTTCTCCAGGGGGCGGTTCCCGAAACCATCACGACGTACGCCGCGGAGTTCGGCATCGACCTGATCGCCATGCCGACGCGCGGGCGAACCGGACTGCAGCGGCTGGTTCTCGGGAGTACGACCGAACGCGTCGTCCGCCGGGCGACGACGCCGGTTCTCACGCTCCGCCCGGAGGACACCGCCGCTCGGTATCCGCCACGGAACGTGCTCGTCCCGACCGACGGGAGCGACTGTGCGACCGCGGCCCTCGAACACGCGGTGACACTCGTAACGGCGGCGGACGCGACGCTTCACCTCCTGTCGGTCGTCGACGTGACGAGCCTCGGCGCCGACGTCTACGCCGAACACCAGGTCGAGACGATCGAAGGGCACGCGAAGCAGGCGATCAGCGAGGCGGCGGCGTACGCCGAGGAACGGTCCGTCGAGTCGGTCGTCGAGTCGATCGAGTTCGAGTCCGCGATCCATCGCGGGATCCGCGCTTACCTCGACGACCACGACGTCGATCTCGTGGTGATGGGAACGCACGGACGCACCGGCGTCGACCGCTATCTACTCGGGAGCGTCACCGAAAAGATCGTCCGCACCGCGCCGACGCCAGTCCTGACGACTCCCGGGTCGTCTCCGGATACGTAACATCGCGTCCGGGATCGGGACAGTCCGCCGAACTCGTACGCCGACCGCCGACAGTCGAAAGCCCTGCCTTGAATACCCCCCGCGTGGAGCGGTGTACCTGAATTATGTCCGTTGGCGAACTCGGTCCGGAGGAGGTCGTAACGGCGAGCAAAGGACGTTCGCTGGGGGAGATCACGGAACTGCTCGACTCCGAAGGCGTGGGGGCGGTCGTGATCACCGACGACGACGCTCCCGTCGGGATCGTCACCGACCGTGACGCCGCTCTGGCGATCCACCGGCACGACGACGTCTCGGACGTCCCCGTGGAGGACGTGATGACGGCCGATCCGGCGACGATCCGGGAAGACGAGGAGGCGATCGAGATTTCGCGAGCGATCGAGGAACACAACGTTCGCCGGTTCCCCGTCGTCGACGAAAACGGGAAGCTGACCGGGATCGTCACCCTCGACGACCTCGTCGCGGTGATCGGCGAGCAACTCGACAACGCCGCGGAGACGATCGAAGTCCAGTCGCCGGAGTACAGCCCCTGACGTAGCGCGATCGGTAGCCGACCCGACGCTACACCGAGCACCTCGGGAGGTGTTCGCGGGCGGCCGCTCCACCACCTCCCCGCCGGGCACCACCACTGCGATGAGATTCCACGCTCTTGCCCGGTCGAGACGGACAGCAGGTCGCCGCCGAGCCTGCGTAGCAACACCTAGTCGAGCAGGTCCGCGATTTCGGCAAGCGAGTCGAGGACGTAGTCGGGCCCCGCGGCGGCGTCCGCGACGTCCGCGCGGCTGGTCAGCCCGGTCGTGACGAGCGCGGTCGTCATGTCCGCCCGGCGGCCGAGTTCGACGTCGGTGTCGAGGCGGTCGCCCACCACGAGCGTCCGCTCGGGCGGGACGCCGAGACGGTCGATCGCCGCCGCCGCGGCGACGTCGGAGGGCTTTCCGAGGACGGCGTCCGGCGGGCGGCCCGCGATGGCCTCCAGCGCCCCGAGGATCGCGCCGGAGCCGGGCATCGAGCCGTTCTCGGTCGGGATCGTCGAGTCGGGGTCCGTGCCGTAGAACGGTACGCCCCGTTCGAGGGCGGTCTGGGCCTCGCCGAGGCGGTCGTAGCTCAGCCCGCGGTCGATCGAGCCGAGGACGACGTCCGCCGCCGTCGGCTCCGCCGTCACGACGAGGTCCCGGGTTTCGAGGATCGCCCGGAGCCGGGACTCGCCGAGGAGGTAGATCGCGTCGTCGGCGTGGTTCGCGGCGAGGTACTCGGCCGTCACCGTCGCCGAGGTGAGCACGTTTCGGGGGTCGACCTCGATGCCGTGGTCCCCGAGGCGGTCGCCGTAGTGGGCCGCCCCGCGGGTCGGGTTGTTCGAGAACAGCAGCCGGGGGACGCCGGCCGCGTCGAGCGCTCGTAGCCCGTCGACCGCGCCGGGGAGCAACGCGTCGCCGCGGACGATGGTGCCGTCGACGTCGAGGATCGCCGCCTCGAAGGGAGCCATGTCGGGACGAAGGGGCGGCGTGCTGTTGAGCGTTCTGCCGGACGGCCGCGTGGGAATTCTTATTCGGGGCCGCCGCCTACGCGCGAGCATGACACTCGAGGTCGAGCCGACCTCGACGAGGAGGGGTACGCCGTCGCCGGCGACCTCGCGCTCTTCGCGGACTACGATTTCTTCTCGGGCGGCCCGGCCGTTGTTCTAATCGAAATCGGGCAGATCGTCCGGTGGTTCGTAGTCGGATTCCCAATCGATGTAGTCGTCTTTCAGTACCTCACAGACGATTTGCCCTAGTTCGGTCAGTTCGGCATTGATCGACGATACGCTTCCCCACGAATCCAGATCCGAGTGGTACTCGCGTTCTCGCCAATCTTCGGGGATCCCAGGTGCGTGGTAGCCTACCCTGTCGGCAAACGAATCCCAAAAAAAGTCAAATTGTCGTATCAAATTCAGATCGGCCACTACCTCGTAGTCGGTTTCCTCGAGATCGGTGTCTTCGGCCCAGATGTCCCACGCCTGTTGCCACGCGCCGTCGTTCAACAGGGTCGATATCTCGTCCCGCTTGTAATCCGTCTCACCGACTATTTCGGCGTCGTCGTACTCGTTAGGATCTACGTCCCGCAACTCGGGCGGGTCGGGAGTCTCCACGTCCAGGGCCATACGTTGGCTAAGCGACCTGCATTCATAAGAATAGGTGACGCCGGATTGCCCCCACAGATTCGCGTGTAGGCTATCCTCCTCGCGCCTATAACGAGTCTCACTATCGTATCGCGTGATTGCGTGGCCGCGTACGGTCTTCGGTCGAACTCGACTTCGACTTTCACGTCGATGTACTCGTGGTACAGGTCAGCCACACCGTCGTGGATCTGCTCGCCTTCCGTGGAAATGGCGCGGCCGCGCCATTCCTGCAATTCTCCCGTCACGGCCGGGTTCGAACTCTCTTGCAGCCGACTCACGAAGTGACCGTCGTTCCCATCGATCAACGCGAAGCGGCGGTACTTGAAGCAGGCTCGATCGAACGGAACGAGCCGACAGCGGGAGGTATCCGTTACGCCGCCGGGAACGTTATCTCGATGCTGTCGTCGTATTCGACCGTTGCTGTGACTGGATTGAGCGTTTCGATAGTTACTTCCACCTCTTCGACCCCATCGGATACTTCGTAAACCTGCCATTCGTTCACGGAGTCACCGGGATCGAGTGCGATGTTTAGGCGACTACCATCGACCAGGACCGTCCACTCGCCTTCTTCACCATCCGCGTTAACGGTGATGTTTCCGGGGGCAAAGTCGATTCTTTCCTCACCAACGTTCTCGATCCGGAACTGACCGAGAAGGAAGGCTTCGCCGTCCTCGGCTTCCCAGAACTGATCACCGTCTTCAAGGGTGTCGTATACCTCTGCGTAAAACGAAACGTCGAGTTGTCCAGTCGGATCGTCAGGGTTGGCGTCGACACCCTCGATTGTCGGCTGACTGTCGACCAGTTCACCAAACTCGTTACCTGCTGTCTCGGACCCGTCATCGCTATCGCCGTCGGTGTCGTCGGTGTCATCTGTGCCGTCGGTGTTGTCTGTGTTATCTGTGTCGTCGGTGTCAGCGCTGGAACTGTCGGTTGATGGTGGCTCATCGCCAGAATCAGCACATCCAGCCAACGCAACGGTGCTTAGACTACCGACTGCGGCGACCCCTTTTGTTGTAAGGAAGGTTCTTCTATGCATTAGTATCCTCTTCGGTTACGTTACCTAATTGATGGGGTAGTACTATCGTGGCTCTATTTGATTCCTTTGCCATCTGCATTCATCTATCATTATCGAACTATCATAAATGTAATTGAAACAGTCACTATTTCTTTGAAATTTATATTGGGTTAAAATAATCGACGTCTGAAAGCTATGTATGATCCGAACGCTGAACGCGACGTTAGACGATACTGAATTTTGAGGGTGGAGAACGGGTGACAGACGAGTTGGGTTTGACGTGGCAAGAGTTCGTCACCCAAGCGGCCGATACACTGGTCAAACGGGACGGTGTAGATTAGTTCCGTAGCTTCTCGAGAAGGGCGGCTTTGATTTCGGGATTGTCTGGGACGACTTCGCCGACCGCGTCGGCTACCACGCGCCGGGCATCCCCGAGGACTGGCGCGAGCGCGAGACCCACCCCGACCTCGACTCGTGGGGGACGGTCTCGGCGATCAACGCCGAACTGACCGAACTCGGTCAGATCGCCTGCGACCTGCTGAAAGCGGAGTACGTCGACTGGGAGGCCGCGTACGAACCGCCGGAGGACCTGCCGGATTTCGATTGATCACTCCTGGGCGACCGAGAGGGTCTTCACGGCGCCGCGACACCGCGGACACGCGCCGGGCGTGTGCGCCTCGAACGCACGGTGACCACAGTCCAGACACTCGTAGTACGATCTCGACGGCCTGTAGGGGCTCATGTAGACCATGCGATCGAGTGGCACGGAGAGGGCATAACCGTTTTGTTCGAACGATATACGGCCGATCTAGCGGTCTAATCGGATCTATATCGACTATATTTTCGGACGCTCGTCCACTATCGCGCCGTCGCCACGACCGCGAACGTCGCCGGGCGCTCGCGGGCCTCCTCGACCTCGAAGCCGGCGGCCTCGAGGTCGGCGACGGCCTCAGCCGCGGAGAACCGTTCCTCGACCGGCGGACCCGCCTCGTCGTCGCCGGCCGCCGACCAGTCGACGGTCACGAGTCGCCCGCCCGGCCGGAGGACCCGCGCCAGTTCAGCGAACGCCTCGTCGCTCGCGTACTCGTGGTGGGTCATCGTCGAGTACGCCCCGTCGAGGCCGTCGTCGTCGAACGGCAGCGAGGCGACCGCGGCCGTCACGAGGTCGACGTTCTCCGGGACGCCCTTCTCGCGGTACCGGTCGTGCATCGCGGACTGGACGTCGACCGCGCGGAGGGTGCCGACGAACGGGGCGACGTCGTCGGCGAAGAAGCCGGTGCCCGAGCCGAGGTCGGCGACGACGTGGTCGGGTTCGGGCGCGAGCATCGCCACCAGTTCCTCGCGCGAACAGAGGCGGTAGCGCGACGGGTCCTCGAGGGCGTCGGCCCGTTCGATCGGGAACGTGTGAAAGCCCATGTCCCGGTTTCGAGACGGCGGCCGATGAATGTGCGCATTCGTGTCGACCGGGGCCGGGACAGGTCCCCGTCAGCGCAGCGCCGGCACGACCTCGCTGCCGAGGCGGTCGATGCACTCGCGCATGGCGTCGGTTCCGATGCCGGGGTGGTAGGTGCGGAAGATGACGTGGACGTCGTCGCCGACCGCCTCGCGGTAGGCTTCGAGTTCCTCGACGACGTGGTCGGGAGTGCCGACCATCGCCTGCTCTCTCAACGCCCGCTTTCGCTCGGCCGGGAGTTCGGAGACCGGTTCGCCCGAGAAGATCTCGGCGTACCGGCGCTGGATGTAGAAGTAACCGTCGCGCATCGCCTCCCACGCGGCCTCGCGGGAGTCGCCGACGAAGCCGTGCCGGAGGACGTAGACGTCGAACTCGCCGTCGATCCCCTCCCGCTCGCGGACCGCCCGGACGTCCTCGACCCGTTTCCGCACGCCCTCGACCGACAGCGACGACGGCGCACACCAGGCGTCGGCGATCCGGGCGGCCCGACGCACCGCCGGCCTGGCCTTCCCGCCGAGCATGATCGGCACCTCGCCGTCGGGTTTCGGCGTCACCGAGACCTCGGGGGAGACGTCGTGGAACGCGGCGTCGTAGTCGAGCGACCCCGCCGACCACGCCGCCCGCAGCAGTCGAACCTGCTCTTCGAGGCGCTCGACGCGTTCCTCGCGCGGGACGCCGAACGCCTCGAACTCGCGGGGGTTCGAGCCGATGGCGAGCCCCAGCGTCAGCCGGCCACCCGAGAGGAGGTCGACCGTCGCGGCGTCCTCGGCCAGCCTGACCCCGTCGTACAGCGGCGCGAGCGCGATGCAGGGGCCGATCTCGATCCCGTCGGTCGCCGCGGCGAGCGCGCCCAGCGCCGGCATCGTCCCGGAGAGGTAGTCGTCGTCGGCGAAGTGGTGCTCGGAGACCCACGCGCTGTCGAGGCCGGCGTCGTCGATCGCGCGGGCCAGGTCGAGCATCTCCGCGTACAACTGCTCCCCGGTGCGGTCGTCGTCGGGGCGGCGCTGGCACGTGAACAGGCCGGTGCCGAGCTTCATGGAGGCAGATATTGCGGCGAACGTGTAAAGTCGTTCGTACGCCGCGAGGCGAGTCGGACGGCGGCGCGCCGGTTCGAGGGACTCAGTACTCGATCGTCGTGATCTCCTCGACCGGCCACCGGCTCAGCACCTCGACGCCGTGCTCCCGGACGACGACCATCTCCTCGACGCGGACGCCCTGCCTGTCGGCGGGCTCCTGGGTCTCGACGGCCATCGTCATCCCCTCCTCGATCTCGATCGGGTGCTCGGGCGAGAGGCCGCGC
The Salinilacihabitans rarus DNA segment above includes these coding regions:
- a CDS encoding acyl-CoA thioesterase, which codes for MTDLMETYIENREMVQPNHANILEVAHGGNVMKWMDEIGAMSAMRFAGETCVTARVDQMNFERPVPVGDTAFITAYVYDAGETSAKVRIRAYREDLLTHEREQTTESYFVFVAIDEERKPTTVPDLTVSTAEGERLREEALSGESNLR
- a CDS encoding DsrE family protein, with the translated sequence MQTVFHLIEDDAEKRETALTIAENLTQDDSVEVGEVAVVAQSHGIEPLTADGEGSDHVRSLLEAGVSFKACGNTLDLMDLDEADLVEGVEPVSSGAGELTRLQSEGYAYVRP
- a CDS encoding universal stress protein — translated: MYDHVLFPTDGSEGAETVFEYVLDLAAAHGATLHLLNVADTTHDSVTRIEGEVIDVLEREGEEIVDEFADRAAERHVPTATEVLQGAVPETITTYAAEFGIDLIAMPTRGRTGLQRLVLGSTTERVVRRATTPVLTLRPEDTAARYPPRNVLVPTDGSDCATAALEHAVTLVTAADATLHLLSVVDVTSLGADVYAEHQVETIEGHAKQAISEAAAYAEERSVESVVESIEFESAIHRGIRAYLDDHDVDLVVMGTHGRTGVDRYLLGSVTEKIVRTAPTPVLTTPGSSPDT
- a CDS encoding CBS domain-containing protein, whose amino-acid sequence is MSVGELGPEEVVTASKGRSLGEITELLDSEGVGAVVITDDDAPVGIVTDRDAALAIHRHDDVSDVPVEDVMTADPATIREDEEAIEISRAIEEHNVRRFPVVDENGKLTGIVTLDDLVAVIGEQLDNAAETIEVQSPEYSP
- a CDS encoding HAD-IIA family hydrolase codes for the protein MAPFEAAILDVDGTIVRGDALLPGAVDGLRALDAAGVPRLLFSNNPTRGAAHYGDRLGDHGIEVDPRNVLTSATVTAEYLAANHADDAIYLLGESRLRAILETRDLVVTAEPTAADVVLGSIDRGLSYDRLGEAQTALERGVPFYGTDPDSTIPTENGSMPGSGAILGALEAIAGRPPDAVLGKPSDVAAAAAIDRLGVPPERTLVVGDRLDTDVELGRRADMTTALVTTGLTSRADVADAAAGPDYVLDSLAEIADLLD
- a CDS encoding rubrerythrin-like domain-containing protein, with translation MVYMSPYRPSRSYYECLDCGHRAFEAHTPGACPRCRGAVKTLSVAQE
- a CDS encoding class I SAM-dependent methyltransferase — its product is MGFHTFPIERADALEDPSRYRLCSREELVAMLAPEPDHVVADLGSGTGFFADDVAPFVGTLRAVDVQSAMHDRYREKGVPENVDLVTAAVASLPFDDDGLDGAYSTMTHHEYASDEAFAELARVLRPGGRLVTVDWSAAGDDEAGPPVEERFSAAEAVADLEAAGFEVEEARERPATFAVVATAR
- a CDS encoding LLM class flavin-dependent oxidoreductase, coding for MKLGTGLFTCQRRPDDDRTGEQLYAEMLDLARAIDDAGLDSAWVSEHHFADDDYLSGTMPALGALAAATDGIEIGPCIALAPLYDGVRLAEDAATVDLLSGGRLTLGLAIGSNPREFEAFGVPREERVERLEEQVRLLRAAWSAGSLDYDAAFHDVSPEVSVTPKPDGEVPIMLGGKARPAVRRAARIADAWCAPSSLSVEGVRKRVEDVRAVREREGIDGEFDVYVLRHGFVGDSREAAWEAMRDGYFYIQRRYAEIFSGEPVSELPAERKRALREQAMVGTPDHVVEELEAYREAVGDDVHVIFRTYHPGIGTDAMRECIDRLGSEVVPALR